A window of the Helianthus annuus cultivar XRQ/B chromosome 4, HanXRQr2.0-SUNRISE, whole genome shotgun sequence genome harbors these coding sequences:
- the LOC110938216 gene encoding probable glutathione S-transferase parC, whose protein sequence is MTGSDVILLDFWVSAFGLRVRIALAEKGIHYEYREENLQNKTPLLLEMNPVHKKIPVLIHQGKPVCESNIIVQYIDEAWHDKSPSLLPSDPYLRAQARFWADFVDKKVYESTRKIWMTEGEEDRQVAKKELIEVLKVLEGQLGEKPYLVGESFGLADIALIPFSMWFHTLNEIGKMNIERECPKLAAWVNRCMERESVSKTLPHPHKFYEFILEMQKKKGH, encoded by the exons ATGACTGGTTCAGATGTTATACTGCTAGACTTCTGGGTGAGTGCGTTCGGTCTGAGGGTGAGAATTGCTCTAGCTGAAAAGGGTATTCACTATGAATACAGAGAAGAAAACCTGCAGAATAAAACCCCACTTCTCCTTGAAATGAACCCGGTCCACAAAAAGATCCCGGTTCTCATCCACCAGGGCAAACCCGTATGCGAATCCAACATCATTGTTCAGTACATCGATGAGGCGTGGCACGACAAGTCTCCGTCATTGCTGCCTTCTGATCCTTATCTTCGAGCTCAGGCCAG GTTCTGGGCTGACTTCGTTGACAAGAAGGTATATGAGAGCACGAGGAAGATATGGATGACAGAAGGCGAAGAAGATCGACAAGTGGCGAAGAAGGAGTTGATAGAGGTGTTGAAGGTGTTAGAAGGGCAACTTGGGGAAAAGCCGTATTTGGTCGGGGAAAGCTTCGGGTTAGCGGATATCGCACTAATTCCGTTCAGCATGTGGTTCCATACGTTGAACGAGATTGGGAAGATGAACATCGAGAGAGAATGCCCGAAGCTGGCTGCTTGGGTCAACCGCTGCATGGAAAGAGAGAGCGTCTCCAAAACTCTTCCTCATCCTCATAAGTTTTACGAGTTCATCCTGGAAATGCAGAAGAAGAAAGGCCACTGA